Genomic segment of Bubalus kerabau isolate K-KA32 ecotype Philippines breed swamp buffalo chromosome 6, PCC_UOA_SB_1v2, whole genome shotgun sequence:
TTTAATTGACTCTTGGGAAAGCAATGAATATTATAGATACTGTATATGTACCTTTACAGTCAGGTTTACTTCAGATAACTGCTCCCCTTTCATCACTGGACTTACACGAAACCATGTCTCTGAGAGTCAGTGGTTCAGAGAATGAGAGACACATGGAGCTGACCTGAACTGTAACTTGCTTGAAGCCTGGTGTTTGAAGTCCACAACCCAGATCTCAGAGTCTGAAGTTGAGCATAGCTCTCACTATTGCAACTGACTAACAGACTTCTAAGTGTGAGgataaatgattattattttaatatccatGTCCGAAACAGTTAATAAGTTACATACACTGCCGTGTGTGGGCTTTGTCTGACATTGTACCATCCTGAGATTGCAGAAATTAATAGCTAATGCTTCTTATCTGtggcaaaggcaatggcaccccactccagtactcttgcctggaaaaatcccatggacggagaagcctggcaggctgcagtccatggggtcgctaagagttgggcgtgactgagagacttcactttcacttttcactttcatgcattggagaaggaaatggcaacccactccagtgttcttgcctggagaatcccagggacagaggagcctagtgggctgccgtctatggggtcgcacagagtcggacacgactgaagcgacttattagcagcagcagcagcagcagcagtttcttatctgaatcttaaaatattcttttgggTTACAAGTATTTTAACACTATGTTGGTAATAATCTTTTAATATAATTCCCAGAAAGATTATGTACATAATATGTGCAATTATTTAACAACACTGCCTATTATTTTGTATGTCAAAGAACTTTTACACATCAAAGGGATTTGAGATCATTTAaacaatggcacctcactccagtactcttgcctggaaaatcccatggatggaggagcctggtaggctgtagttcatggggtcgctaagagtcagacacgactgagcgacttcactttcacttttcactttcttgcattggagaaggaaatggcgacccactccagtgttcttgcctggagaatcccagggacggggcagcctggtgggctgccgtctatgggatcgcacagaattggacatgactgaagtgacttagcagcagcagcagaaataaagCAGGGGCTGAGTAGCGGAATGTAAAAAGATGCAAGGCAGTCATTCTTTGGAAGCTACATTCTCCTTCTTAGCATTTTTCTTCATTGTGTGTGCAGCTTACAGGCATCTTGCACCTGACATGTGCTTGAAAAACAAGTTATGAAATTAAATCTTTAtgaaattttatctttcaatgtgAGATAAAAGCTAAAAACCTCTTTAAACTATGTGGAAAAAACAAAGATGTATTGGTAACAGAAAGAAGAATTTTAACAAGTAGAAAACAAGTCAATTTTTATTCTTGTTACTTGTCATATGTACATGAGCAAAATGTTTTGGGTTAGTCCAGACATAGTACAAAATTCATACTAATTCTATGTGATATTCTTTAACTAGAAATTGCTGTATTAAGAAAATTGGTGAATGCGTCCTTGTCTGAAATTATAGTACCACTTCTTACAGCATATTGATTTAGTTTATTTTGAGTAAGAAAAGTCAttacatttaaagaaatgaaggaaatggaTTGCATTTTGTTAATCTTTTCATTCTCAGAAATTATAGTGAGTAAAtggacaaaaatgaaaacaatcttAATAACGGTAACATTAAACAATTAAATTGACATAATTAACCAAAGCACTGGCTATAAATTTCAATACAGAACTAAAGGTGGAGTATATGGAAGGCCAATCGATTTTCCTACATTTGGCTGACTGACTTAGAAACAGGTAAGAAATAGGATATGACTATATCCCTCATTTGATTATTTTACCAATCTCCTCTCCTCTACTGCATTCAGTTcggatcagttcagtcactcagtcctgtctgactatttgcgagcccatggactgcagcactccaggcttccctgtcaatcaccaacttccggagcttactcaaactcatgtctattgagtcagtgatgccatccaaccatctcatcctccatggTTCCCTtcacctcccgccttcaatctttcccagcaaatgagtcttttcaaatgagtctgttcttcgcatcaggtggccaaagtattgacgtttcagcttcagcatcagtccttccaaggaatattcaggactgatttcctttaggatggactgattggatctccttgcagttcaagaaactctcaagagtcttctccaataccatagttcaaaagcttcaattcttcagcgctcagcttctttatagtccaactctcacatccatacatgactactggaaaaaccgtagttttgactacacggacctttgttggtaatgtctctactttttaatgtgctgtctactttggccatagcttttcttccaagaagtaatcatcttttagtttcagtgctgcaataaccatctgcagtaattgtgggccccccaaaataaagtctgttacagtttccattgattacccatctatttaccacgaagtgatgggactggatgccatgatcttagttttcagattccagcttatgcttcatccagactggcattttgcatgatgtactctgcatataagttgaataagcagagtgataatatacagccttgacatactcctttcccagtttggaaccagtctgttgttccatgtccagttctaactgctgcttcttgacctgcatacagatatctcaggaggcagtaaggtggtctggtattccaatctctttatgACTTTtctacagtttgctgtgatccacacagtcaaaggctttggcatagtcaataaagcagaagtagatgtttttatggaactcttggttttttgatgatccaacagatgttggcaatttgatctctggttcctctgacttttctacaaccagcttgaacatctggaagttcatggttcacgtattgctgaagcctggcttggggtattttaagcattactttgctagtgtgtgagatgagtgcaattgtgcagcagtttgaacattttttgacattgcctttctttgggattgcaatgaagactgatcttttccagtcctgtggccactgctgagttttccaaatttgctggcatagtcagtgcaacactttcacagcatcatcttttaggatttgaaatagctcaactggaattccattacctctactagctttgttcgtagtgatgcttcctaaggcccacttgactttgtaatCCAGGATATCTGggtctagatgagtgatcacaccgtcatggttatctgggtcatgaagatcttatttgtatagatcttctgtgcattcttgccaccttttcttaatatcttctgcttctattaggtccataccatttttgtcatttattgagcccacctttgcatgaaatgttcccttggtgtctctaatattcttgaagagattgctagtcttttccattctattgttttcctctatttctttgtgttgatccctaaggaagactttcttatctctccttgctattctttggaactctgtattcaaatgggtgtatctttccttttctcctttgcctttagcttctcttcttttctcagctatttgtaaggccccctcatacaaccattttgccttttggcatttcttcttcttgtggatggtcttgatccctgcctcttgcacaatgtcatgaacatcagtccatagttcttcaggcactctgtctattagttctaatcccttgaatctatttgtcacttctactgtataatcttaagggatttgatttaggtcatacctgaacgatctagtggtttttcctactttcttcaatttaaatctgaatttggcaataaggagttcatgatctgagccacagtcagctcctggtcttgcttttgctgcctgtatagaggttctccatcttttgctgcaaagaatataatcaatctgatttcggtattgaccacctggtgatgtccatgtgtaacgtcttatcttgtgttgttggaagaaggtgtttactatgatcagtgcattctcttgacacaACTCTGTTAGCTGTTGACCTGCTTAATtatttactccaaggccaaatttgcctgttactccaggaagctcttgatttcctacttttgcattccagtcccctataatgaaaaggacatctttttttagggtgttagtcctagaaggtgttgtaggtcttcatagaaccattcaacttcaggttcttcagcattactggttggagcataggcttggatcactgtgatgttgaatggttttccttggaaacgaacagagatcattctgtcatttttgagattacattcaagtactgcatttcagactcttgttgactatgatggctactccctttcttctaagggattcctgtccacagtagtagatataatgatttaaattcacccatcctgATCCATAttaattcactgattcttaaattgtcaatgttcactcttgccatcaccgGTTTCACCAcatccaatttgctttgattcatggacctaatattccaggctcctatgtaatattcagagaaagcaatggcaacccattccagtactctcacctggaaactcccatggacagaggagcctggaaggctgcagtccatggggtcactcatgaccgagtgacttcactttcagttttcactgtcatgcattggagaagaaaatagcaacccactccagtgttcttgcctggagaatcccagggatgggggagcctggtggcctgccatctatagggtggcacagagtcagacacaactgaaatgacttagcagcagcagcacctatgcaatattactctttacagcattgggctttacttccatcaccagttacatccacaactgagtgttgttttgctttgactctgtctcttcattctttttggagttatttctccactgatctcccataacgtattgagcacctactgacctggggagttcatctttcagtgtcttatctttttgccttttcatactgttcatggggctctcaaggcaagaataccaaagtggtttgccattcccttctccagtggaccatgttttttcGGAACTCTACACAATCACTGGTCCATCTTGGCTGGCCCTACACAACCTGGTTCATAATTTCAttcagttagacaaggctgtggtccatgtgatcagtttggtttgttttctgttattgcggttttcattctgtctgccctctgatggagaaggataagagcctatgaaagcttcctgatgggagagactgattgaGGGGGAAACTCTTCTGGTCTTGttttgatgggtggggccatgctctttaatccaattttctgttgatgggcagggctgtcttccctccctgttgtttgatctGAGGCCAAATTATGGTGGAGGCAATGActataatggtgacctccttcaaaaggtcccatgcatgcactgctgcacttagtgtccccgaccctgcagcaggccaaccctgacccatgcctccactgggGACTTCTGgatactcacaggcaagtctgggtcagtctcttgtggggtcactgctcttttctcctggatcctggtgcacacaaggttttgtttatgccctccaagagtctgtttccccagtcctgtgtaagttctggcagctgtatggtggggttaatggtgaactcctccaagagggtttatgccataCCCAGATCTGCTGCACctagagcccctgtccctgcagcaaGCCCCTGCTGACCTGCACcttcacaggagacactcaaacacagttctggctcaatATCTGTGGGgtgtctgggtcctggtgcacacaaggtttgtttgagccctctgatcatctctggtgggtaagggatttgattctaaacttgatttcacccctcctaccatcttgctgggactCCTCCTTTGCCCTTGAACATGGGGCATCTTTTATTGGTGAGATCCAACATTCCCCAGTTGTTGGCTGTTCAGCAGAGAGTTGcagttttggagttcttgcagaagATGagcgcacatccttctactctgccatctgcATTAACATTCTTCAAATGTGACTCttggaatttcagcttttgatttatttaaaagttaatcCAATCAGAAgtaccataaaaaagaaagtaaacaaataaacagaaacacacttaTTGCAATATCTCAGACTTCTGGATTATCTCATTTGTCCTGGATTTGAGTTACCACAGATTGGGCTTCTCCTAattaccagcttgaacatttttcCTAATTGGAACTATTGTAAGAAGGATTGTTTCCCTACTTATTTTAAATCACTTGTGTATTATTCTCAGGAGAGTCCATTTTCCTATTCTAGCTAGGCTTAGGAAGACACACAGGTGCACACAAAGGGGCAGAGTAGAAGGAGAGAGCTCTATAGGGAGAGTCAGATCTCTTTATCACTGGCTGATGAAGGAAATGTAGTTTAGGTGGAAGACTCAGGGTAGAAACATAGCAGAAGAGCAAAGGAAGCTTGGCTCAGTAGCTCTATATGGTTTACCACATTAGGGTAGGGAAAGATAGAGTCTTCATCCATGTTTATTACAAGTTCGGAACCCAACAGCAGCAAGGTCAGTAAATCAGCTAATTTGGGGGAGTTGGGAGATATCTAGGGAAAGGAAAACACTTACACAGGACAATAGACAGCCCTAGTGTGCATGTAGAAACTGTGAGTAACTATTGGTAAGCCTGGGGAAGGAGGAATCAGgaacttctcctgcattgcaagcagattctttactgtctgaactaccagggaagctctgttaTAAGCAAGTTAGTACAAAGCATAAATGTTTCAGTTGCTAAATTTCCCAAGAAATAGGAGCGATACAAGTGGGGCCAAAGCTTATCAGATGGCTTTAAAACAACAAATGAGCGTTGTGATTGATTTCTGAAATGTTTCAGGAATCAAGTGagatttccagtttgttgtgaggCATTAATATCATTGACAATTGTACTAGACTTTACTGAGATTTGGAAAAGATAGAGAAGTGTTCATTGGGAGAAatctaagtttttctttttgatttccaTCTCTCTTATCTTTCTTCTACTTAGCCACATCTTTTCAGCAGAATGAGTAATTAGTTCTGCTCAGAGTCTGGGTCTGCTTAGAGGCTCTTTCTTGAATGAGTAGACTGGTTCAGTTTGTAGGACCCTGTCTTAAAGGCAATAGTCACAATATGTAGGGACTACTACTGGGGGCATCAAGTCTTATGGGAAAGATCAGATATGTATATGAAAAATCAAGAAcacttgaaaaaatttaaaaggaaaagatacatAGACATATAAATATTACAGGAAATAGAGTGATTTCTATTACGTGTGGAATTATCTTGttaaaattggaaaagacacatgtattgggctggccaaaaagttcatttgggtttttcccataacatcttctggaaaaatctgaatgaattttttggtcaacccaatagaaTTTGGCTAGTTTAAAGAGAAGGTAGAGCTTGTAATGAACAAGAGGATATTTCATGCAGGGGAGATTTCTTTCAGGAATTCTGAGACCAGAAACTGAAAGTGACATGTTTGGACTAACAGCAGGTTTAATAAATCGGATTGGAAATGAACAATTTTTCATAGCAACAGTAGACAAAATGGCTTTGTTTTCTGCTGAAATAACAAAAATGTCATTTCAGTACAATACTAAAGATGATGTACTTGGGAGCTTTATGGGCCTTGGTCACATAATTGggcatcctggtggctcagatggtaaagaatctgcctgtaatacagacacctgggttcaatccttggtagggaagatctcctggagaaggaaatggctccagtattcttgcttggagaattccatggagagaggagcctggcaggctacagtccaagggatcacaaagagtcagacatgtctgagcattTAACATGTTCATTTTCAGTCACATAATCAATGAACAAATGCATCTATAGATAATATAAATAAGAGAACATTAATAATGTGCCCTTTCCTAACATACCATAAGATTATTAATCAATGACAGACAAAAGTgaagctaattttttttcttttgcagcgATTATAAAAATGTTATCCTAGATgatctgagatttttttctttttaaagaaaaagcaatttAGAGGAAGAAcatggtgagaatgtaaaactTAAGTATAGGTATGGAAGGGGAGTCACATGAGTAAACTGATATTATAGCAAGATCAGTCTTGAGGAAATAGAGGGTTGTATGAAAATACTCACACTGGAAGCAGAAACCTTTGGTAATCTATTACAATAGTGTAGGCATTATTACTAAGCATCAAATTAGGGgtaagataaaagaaataaaatgtattggtAATACAACAGAAAAAAGTTAAGCAGACTTTGATTAAGTTTGAGACATAAGAAgacaatagatgcaaaaatgtgTAAAGCTGGTATCTAGAAGAACCAAGAAATAAGAAGGTCAGCAAGGGAAACTGGTTGAGTGCTGAGtataaatatggtatattaatTTACTAAAGCTTTTATAACAAAGTATAGACTAAGTGACTTGAAcaacaagaatttattttcttacagttctgaaaGCTAGGAAGTCTGACATCAAGATTTTGGCAGAGTTGATtcctctcaaggcctttcttctTGGCTGGTAGGTGACTGCCTTTTCCTTCACTTTTCTCAGGATGAAGACCAGTAATctatgttttaacaagccctccaagtGATCCTGATGCCTGATAAATTTTGAGAATTATTAATCTAATCTATTGGGTGTGCTTTCTGATTGAATTTTTTTCCACACTCCAATTCTAGTTGTAAGCATCTATGGGATATGGAATATTCCTTATTCTTCTATACTCCCAAGGCAGGGATTTATCCAGATGCTGGTATTTTGTAAGTGTACTTACTCTATGGTGAGTAGTAGACATCACCTAGAAAGTCTAAATGCAGTAGGATTTGAAAATCTCATTTCTCACCTGGAGATGGAGCATGCCAATCAAACAACTGCTCATGAGTTTATCTTCTCTGCTTTCCCTTATTCCTGGAGAGATTCTGTCATCTGTTTTGTTCTACTGCTCTTCATTTATGCATTCATTGTTGTTGGAAATGTGGTCATCATCACAGTAGTCCAGCTGAATATTCATCTCCACACTCCCATGTACTTCTTTATCAGTGCCCTTTCTTTCCTGGAGATCTGGTATACCACAGCTACCATACCAAAGATGCTCTCTTGCCTGCTTTGTGAGAAGAGCATTTCCTTAAATGGCTGTCTCCTGCAGATGTATTTCTTCCATTCCACAGGCATCAGTGAGGTTTGTCTCTTGACAGCTATGGCCTTTGACCGCTACCTGGCCATCTGCAGCCCTCTTCATTACCCTACTATCATGACCCCAAAGCTGTGTGCCTGGCTGACtttaggttgctgtgtttgtGGTTTTGCCACACCCCTTCCTGAGATTGCCTGGATCTCCACACTGCCATTTTGTGGCTCTAATCACCTGGAGCATATCTTTTGTGACTTCCTCCCAGTACTACGCCTGGCCTGCACAGACACACAAGCTATCCTTATGATTCAGGTAGTGGATGTTGTCCATGCAGTGGAGATTATTACAGCTGTTATGCTCATCTTCATGTCCTACATTGGTATCATGGCTGTAATTCTACGTATCCGTTCCACTGAGGGCCGTCGCAAGGCCTTTTCCACATGCATCTCCCACCTCACTGTATTTCTGCTCTTCTTTGGCAGTGTGGCTCTCATGTACCTACGCTTCTCTGCCACCTACTCCTTATTCTGGGATACAGCCATTGCTCTGGCCTTTGCAGTTGTGTCCCCATTTTTCAACCCCATTATCTATAGCCTGAGGAATAAAGAGATAAAGGAAGCCATAAAAAAGCACATGAATCAAGCTAACATCTTTTTTTCATAAGACCAGGGACCTCAAATAAGATCTAGTGTTTGGGAGTCTATATAATTGTTAAAGTCTTTTTATCCTCAACTCTCTTCCATCTGTCTTTTTCTATCAGTCTTTGGTTGAAACTGGTTTCCTGAAGGTCACCAATAAACAAAATTCACTAATAACTGAATTCAATAGTTTTTTCCAACCTTTATTCAATTTGACACATTTTGAATCAGACTTTGTTGATTAGGTTTTCCGCTACTCGATTTCTCCTAGATAAATTTAACTTGTGGAAATAATTgggataaaaatttaattttaatacagtCAAGACATATGATTATAAGATATGGTAACTGAGCAACCATCTTCATAAGACTAAGTTCTCTCTATGGTATTTATAATGAATATACTTGAAGAATAATCCTAATTTCTAATCAAGTGTTCATGTGTTGATAAATAACAGTCTAGATGTTTTTCAGTATGTCCAAT
This window contains:
- the LOC129655960 gene encoding olfactory receptor 6K2, yielding MEHANQTTAHEFIFSAFPYSWRDSVICFVLLLFIYAFIVVGNVVIITVVQLNIHLHTPMYFFISALSFLEIWYTTATIPKMLSCLLCEKSISLNGCLLQMYFFHSTGISEVCLLTAMAFDRYLAICSPLHYPTIMTPKLCAWLTLGCCVCGFATPLPEIAWISTLPFCGSNHLEHIFCDFLPVLRLACTDTQAILMIQVVDVVHAVEIITAVMLIFMSYIGIMAVILRIRSTEGRRKAFSTCISHLTVFLLFFGSVALMYLRFSATYSLFWDTAIALAFAVVSPFFNPIIYSLRNKEIKEAIKKHMNQANIFFS